GGGCATGGCATTGAGCTCAATTTCGTTTTGCCCAAAAAAATTACTTGTAGAACCGGTGGCCAACACCAAATAATCATATTCAATCGGACCAATAGTAGTCTCAATGATGTTTTCAGCGGCATTCACTTTCTTTACCTCAGTTACCCTAAAAGTTAGGTTTTTATGACCTTTAAAGATTTTTCTTAAAGGAAAAGCAATGGAATCGGCTTCTAAACCTCCAGTGGCTACCTGGTAAAGTAGCGGCTGGAAAGTATGGTAATTATGTTTGTCAAGCATAATTACCTCTACCGCTTTACTGCATAGTTTTTTAGCGAGTTCAATACCGCCAAATCCACCTCCTACAATAACAATTCTTGGTTTACTGCCTTTTGGGAAATGTTGCTCCATAATCTTAGGTTTCAGTAAATATACACAGCAACAATTAGACCTAAAACAGCAAAGGCATCCTTTTCGGGATGCCTTTGTCTATGATAGTAGGTTATACTTATTTTTTAGCTTTTGCTACTTTGGCTTCGCCAAGATCTAATACGATCGGAGTAGAGATACACAATGATGAGTAGGTACCAATAATACGACCAATTAATAAGGCGAATATAAATCCGCGGATACTTGCTCCACCGAAGATAAAGATCACTAACAATACAAAGAATACAGTTAATGAAGTCAGGATAGTACGACTTAATGTGCTGTTCAATGCAAAGTTGATCAATGTTTCTCTTTCTTTTCCATGTAGATCCTCTTTACCAGATTCTGCTAGTTTCTCACGGATCCTGTCGAATACAACAACCGTTTCAGTCATGGTATAACCCATTACCGTTAAAATAGCAGCGATGAAATCCTGACCAATCTCTAAAGAGAATGGAAGCATACCATCTAATACGGTATAGAAAGATAGTACCAATAATACGTCGTGGAACAAAGCGATAACCGCACCTAAACCGTAGTTTAATTTCTTAAACCTTACCACGATGTAAATAAACATCACTAAACAAGAGAATAAGATAGCACCGTAAGCACTGTAAAGAATGTCACTCGCGATAACAGGACCCACTTTCTCATTACTTTGAATAGTGTAATTCACACCTGTTTTAGTCAAACCTGTTTTTAAAGCAGCTTCAACGGTTTTATCAGCGTTGATATCAGCATCAGTGATATGGAAAGTAGTCGTGATTTTTAATTCATTATCAGCACCGGCAGTTTTTACAATGGTTTCCGATTCAGGGAAAACATCTGCCAATTTAGCTTTTACATCTTCAGTGTGCATTCCTTTATCGAAATGTACGATGTAAGTTCTACCACCTTTAAAGTCGATACCAAGGTTTAAACCACCATTTTTGAAATAGAAGATGAAACCTAAAAGGATGATAGCTCCAGAGATAGTATAATAAAGCTTTCTGTGTCCAACGAAGTTAAAAGCAATGTTTTTAAATGCGTGGATCGTGTGTTTGTTACCAAAAGTAATGTCTACTTTTTTGTTTAATAAACTATCGAATACTAAACGAGAGATCAATACTGCACAGAATAATGAAGATAAGATACCGATACATAATGTAGTTGCGAAACCTTGAACAGGACCGCTACCAAATACATAAAGGATAACACCCAATACCAATACGGTAACGTTCGAGTCAATGATAGAAGACATTGCATGTTTGAAACCTTCTTTGATCGCTACCGGAGTAGATTTACCTAAAGTAAGTTCTTCCCTTACACGTTCAAAGATCAGGATGTTTGCATCTACTGATAAACCGATTACCAATACGATACCTGCAATACCAGGTAAAGTTAGTACAGCACCTAGTGATACCAAAATACCCATGATGAAGAACAAGTTGATCACCAATGCAAGGTTAGCAACCCATCCTGCTTTATTGTAATACAAAGCCATGAAGATCAGGATCACCACAAACGCAAGTACGAATGACAATAAACCATTGTGAATAGCCGCTTCACCTAAAGATGGACCAACTACGAATTCACCAACGATTTTTGCAGGTGCAGGTAATTTACCAGCCTTTAAAATGTTAGCTAAATCCTGAGTATCGTTTTGTGTAAAGT
This is a stretch of genomic DNA from Candidatus Pedobacter colombiensis. It encodes these proteins:
- the secDF gene encoding protein translocase subunit SecDF, which produces MQGKGFIKFMAILLGIVCVYSLSFNFVTSKVEKDAKAYAKGDVEKEKAYLDSMATVPVYPLLGFNYQFCKAKEINLGLDLKGGMNVTMEISLGELVKSLAGNTDDANFNKALAIAQQQLNAGGKDFINLFVNEFEKLEPNKKLVDFFSNQDNAKLLKPNASNSEVKSFLSKEATSAIDRSFIIIRSRIDGFGVVSPNMQKQEGTNRILIEMPGVQDKERVHKLLQGSAELQFWQVYQNNEVYPVLENINKTLALTLKDTTSVASAAKDTTAKSGSKLAGLAKKTEAKDSTGLKNNEAAKSNPLFAVLNIPTYQGENGQPQLRPGPVVGWVAQKDTAKVNAFFKRPEIAAIIPQTYKFMWSAKPADLGPQSPSKIFELYAIKVTSLDGKPDLGGDAISDARHDFDQKGRPEVTMYMTGDGAAKWKKITAEASANQDDKKAIAIVLDNTVYSAPTVQNEIPNGISSITGNFTQNDTQDLANILKAGKLPAPAKIVGEFVVGPSLGEAAIHNGLLSFVLAFVVILIFMALYYNKAGWVANLALVINLFFIMGILVSLGAVLTLPGIAGIVLVIGLSVDANILIFERVREELTLGKSTPVAIKEGFKHAMSSIIDSNVTVLVLGVILYVFGSGPVQGFATTLCIGILSSLFCAVLISRLVFDSLLNKKVDITFGNKHTIHAFKNIAFNFVGHRKLYYTISGAIILLGFIFYFKNGGLNLGIDFKGGRTYIVHFDKGMHTEDVKAKLADVFPESETIVKTAGADNELKITTTFHITDADINADKTVEAALKTGLTKTGVNYTIQSNEKVGPVIASDILYSAYGAILFSCLVMFIYIVVRFKKLNYGLGAVIALFHDVLLVLSFYTVLDGMLPFSLEIGQDFIAAILTVMGYTMTETVVVFDRIREKLAESGKEDLHGKERETLINFALNSTLSRTILTSLTVFFVLLVIFIFGGASIRGFIFALLIGRIIGTYSSLCISTPIVLDLGEAKVAKAKK